From a region of the Myxococcus fulvus genome:
- a CDS encoding lanthionine synthetase C family protein, whose translation MSGAMDTSATWRPLVEGALREEVLRVVQELARALEESLAHRVPDASLASGDAGLALLFAWMDKVEDSAHHGAISHGLLDEAMEAVASRPMGMALHSGVSGVAWALEHLGEGGDALEDVDAALAQRLAVSPWTGPVELLSGLVGLGVYALERLPREDARRCLEGVVARLREIAEARPEGVTWRRESPEGGHDLGVAHGVPGVIAVLAGAVRAGVAESEARGLLDGAWSWVMAQRLPHAGRRFPHEVVPGRTPRPTRAAWCYGDPGVSLVLFTAARAVGESRWEAEALALARDASKRSLEDSGVKDAPLCHGSAGLLHIYNRFHQATGEEFFASAARQWLEHALRSWQPGRGIGGFAFWGQDARGAPAWMERPGLLEGTSGIALALLAAASSVEPSWDRVLLMSLRDAG comes from the coding sequence ATGAGTGGAGCCATGGACACCTCCGCGACGTGGCGGCCGCTGGTGGAGGGGGCGCTTCGGGAAGAGGTGCTCCGGGTCGTCCAGGAGTTGGCTCGGGCGCTCGAGGAGTCCCTCGCGCATCGTGTTCCGGATGCATCGCTGGCCTCGGGGGACGCGGGGTTGGCGCTGCTGTTCGCCTGGATGGACAAGGTGGAGGACTCCGCGCATCACGGGGCGATCTCGCACGGGCTGTTGGACGAGGCGATGGAGGCGGTGGCGTCACGTCCCATGGGGATGGCGCTGCACTCGGGTGTGAGCGGCGTGGCGTGGGCGCTGGAGCACCTGGGGGAGGGCGGTGACGCGTTGGAGGACGTGGACGCGGCGCTGGCCCAGCGGCTGGCCGTGTCTCCCTGGACGGGGCCGGTGGAGCTGCTCTCGGGGTTGGTGGGGTTGGGGGTGTATGCGCTGGAGCGACTGCCTCGGGAGGATGCCCGGCGCTGCCTGGAGGGCGTGGTCGCTCGCTTGAGGGAGATCGCCGAGGCCCGACCCGAAGGCGTGACCTGGCGGCGCGAGTCGCCCGAGGGCGGCCATGACCTGGGCGTGGCGCATGGCGTCCCGGGCGTCATCGCGGTGCTGGCGGGCGCGGTGAGGGCCGGGGTCGCGGAGTCCGAGGCCCGAGGCTTGTTGGACGGTGCATGGTCCTGGGTGATGGCGCAGCGGCTGCCCCACGCGGGTCGACGATTTCCGCACGAGGTTGTTCCTGGCAGGACGCCGCGGCCCACGCGCGCCGCGTGGTGCTACGGAGATCCGGGCGTGTCGCTGGTGCTGTTCACCGCGGCGCGTGCCGTGGGGGAGTCGCGCTGGGAGGCCGAAGCGCTGGCGCTGGCGCGTGACGCCTCGAAGCGCTCGCTGGAGGACTCCGGGGTGAAGGACGCGCCGCTGTGCCATGGCTCAGCGGGGCTGCTCCACATCTACAACCGATTCCATCAAGCCACGGGAGAAGAGTTCTTCGCGAGCGCGGCGCGGCAGTGGCTGGAGCATGCGCTTCGCTCGTGGCAGCCGGGTCGGGGAATCGGAGGCTTTGCCTTCTGGGGGCAGGATGCTCGGGGGGCGCCCGCGTGGATGGAGCGTCCTGGGCTGTTGGAGGGAACGTCGGGCATCGCGCTCGCGCTGCTCGCGGCGGCTTCGAGTGTCGAGCCGAGCTGGGATCGGGTGCTGTTGATGTCCCTTCGCGATGCGGGGTAA
- a CDS encoding maltokinase N-terminal cap-like domain-containing protein, translating into MTTLDLTKLPDHLKSQRWFSGKAWPIKQVSVVDHANLDATPCNLSLAVVEVVYELGQPERYLLPVKPSTDGIKDALEDDGCLRALFDLIRDGAQIPSASGRVVGEWIGGPEGLLGLPSPIPVRRLLVEQSNTSVVLGEKVIVKIIRKLEAGVNPEYEVGRFLATRTSFRATPVLLGALRLEGAAGATLALAHRFVPDSVDGWKYTLERMRQARPVGDRFLSEMEELGARLGDLHQAFGSAPLDDTAFAPEPLLQEDLQRWSASIVGELGVTLAEAGRLHADLEGRRERLVEYAKRLAQVTPSGQKIRIHGDLHLGQVLRANDQWLIFDFEGEPARSFTSRREKYSPLRDVAGMIRSFDYAEATVALEGGTPRGRVGPSRDAFLSGYRKATQGAAFLPSDDAAFDTMLRAFELEKLLYEVRYEMANRPDWVRIPVEALMRMEEGQ; encoded by the coding sequence ATGACGACCTTGGACCTGACGAAACTGCCCGACCACCTCAAGAGCCAGCGCTGGTTCTCCGGCAAGGCGTGGCCCATCAAGCAGGTCAGCGTGGTGGACCACGCCAACCTGGACGCCACCCCGTGCAACCTGTCGCTCGCCGTGGTGGAGGTCGTCTACGAGCTGGGTCAGCCGGAGCGCTACCTGTTGCCGGTGAAGCCCTCGACGGACGGCATCAAGGACGCGTTGGAGGACGACGGGTGCCTGCGCGCGCTGTTCGACCTCATCCGCGACGGGGCGCAGATTCCCTCCGCCTCCGGCCGCGTGGTGGGCGAGTGGATTGGGGGCCCCGAGGGCCTGTTGGGCCTGCCCTCCCCCATCCCCGTGCGGCGGCTGCTGGTGGAGCAGAGCAACACGTCGGTGGTGCTCGGTGAGAAGGTCATCGTGAAGATCATCCGCAAGCTCGAGGCGGGCGTGAATCCCGAGTACGAGGTGGGGCGCTTCCTCGCCACGCGCACCTCGTTCCGCGCCACGCCCGTGCTCCTGGGCGCGCTGCGGCTGGAGGGCGCCGCCGGGGCCACGCTCGCGCTGGCGCACCGGTTCGTGCCCGACTCGGTGGACGGCTGGAAGTACACGCTGGAGCGGATGCGCCAGGCGCGGCCGGTGGGCGACCGGTTCCTGAGCGAGATGGAGGAGCTGGGGGCGCGGCTGGGAGATTTGCACCAGGCCTTCGGCTCCGCGCCGCTGGACGACACGGCGTTCGCGCCGGAGCCGCTGCTCCAGGAGGACCTGCAGCGCTGGAGCGCGTCCATCGTGGGCGAGCTGGGCGTGACGCTGGCGGAGGCCGGCCGGCTGCATGCGGACCTGGAGGGGCGGCGCGAGCGGCTCGTGGAGTACGCGAAGCGGCTCGCGCAGGTGACGCCGTCCGGGCAGAAGATCCGCATCCATGGAGACCTGCACCTGGGTCAGGTGCTGCGGGCCAATGACCAGTGGCTCATCTTCGACTTCGAGGGGGAGCCGGCGCGCAGCTTCACGTCCAGGCGGGAGAAGTACAGCCCGCTGCGCGACGTGGCGGGGATGATCCGCTCGTTCGACTACGCGGAGGCCACGGTGGCGCTCGAGGGTGGGACGCCTCGGGGACGGGTGGGCCCCAGCCGCGATGCATTCCTGTCGGGCTACCGCAAGGCGACCCAGGGAGCGGCCTTCCTGCCCTCGGACGACGCGGCATTCGACACGATGCTGCGCGCGTTCGAGCTGGAGAAGCTCCTGTACGAAGTGAGGTATGAGATGGCGAACCGGCCCGACTGGGTGCGCATCCCCGTCGAGGCCCTCATGCGGATGGAGGAAGGCCAGTGA
- the glgB gene encoding 1,4-alpha-glucan branching protein GlgB, with amino-acid sequence MRKPADKAQVDAELQRVVELRHPEPHSVLGIHPDGDGVVIRAFRPEAVAIHVLPEFGGRVPMSHRLGGVFEARVNGRDKTFSYLLEVEYPGKRVFTLRDPYSFLPTLGEMDLYYAGEGRHERLWERMGAHLSHHNGTRGVAFAVWAPTAAGVSVVGDFNSWDGRLHAMRRMGASGIWELFVPEVGEGARYKFEIRPGQGGPRVLKSDPFAFRTEVPPATASVVHDLGRYDWGDTPWLETRAKHEDVAHQPWSVYEVHLGSWRRVVEDGDRPMTYRELAPALAEYVKYMGFTHVELLPVSEHPYGGSWGYQVSGYYAPTARFGHPDDFRFLVDHLHQEGIGVIVDWVPGHFPRDAHALGEFDGTALYEHADPRKGAQPDWGTLVFNFGRNEVRNFLIANALFWIEEYHIDGLRVDAVASMLYLDYSRKQGEWIPNRWGGRENEEAIQFLRELNDTVRRKHPGVVVIAEESTAWPKVSAPTSEGGLGFHFKWNMGWMHDTLSYFSKDPIYRQYHHNQLTFGLLYAFSEHFMLPLSHDEVVHGKGSLYGRMPGDPWQKRANLRALFAWMWAHPGKKLLFMGGEFGQPAEWNHDKSLDWHLTQDPGHGGIMRLVATLNRVYRELPALHDADSEPVGFQWLQPDSAASNVLAFVRRSRQPGRHVVCVANLSPSVRENYRVGFPLHTSYAEIVNSDAGEFGGSNVGNLGQLHTEPTPWDGQPASALITLPPLSVLWFTPG; translated from the coding sequence GTGAGGAAGCCCGCGGACAAGGCGCAGGTCGACGCGGAGTTGCAGCGGGTGGTGGAGCTGCGGCACCCGGAGCCCCACTCCGTGCTGGGCATCCATCCGGACGGTGACGGCGTGGTGATTCGCGCCTTCCGCCCGGAGGCCGTGGCCATCCACGTGCTGCCGGAGTTCGGCGGGCGCGTGCCGATGAGCCACCGGCTGGGCGGCGTCTTCGAGGCGCGCGTGAACGGCCGCGACAAGACCTTCAGCTACCTGCTGGAGGTGGAGTACCCCGGCAAGCGCGTCTTCACGCTGAGAGACCCGTACAGCTTCCTGCCCACGCTCGGGGAGATGGACCTGTACTACGCGGGCGAGGGACGCCACGAGCGGCTCTGGGAGCGGATGGGCGCGCACCTCAGCCACCACAACGGCACGCGCGGCGTGGCGTTCGCGGTGTGGGCGCCCACGGCGGCGGGGGTGTCCGTGGTGGGTGACTTCAACAGCTGGGACGGGCGGCTGCACGCCATGCGGCGCATGGGGGCCTCCGGCATCTGGGAGCTGTTCGTCCCCGAGGTGGGCGAAGGCGCGCGCTACAAGTTCGAGATCCGTCCGGGCCAGGGGGGGCCCCGGGTGTTGAAGTCGGACCCGTTCGCGTTCCGCACGGAGGTGCCTCCGGCGACGGCGTCGGTGGTGCATGACCTGGGGCGGTACGACTGGGGGGACACACCGTGGTTGGAGACGCGCGCGAAGCATGAGGACGTCGCGCACCAACCGTGGAGCGTCTACGAGGTGCACCTGGGGAGCTGGCGCCGCGTCGTCGAGGATGGCGACCGGCCGATGACGTATCGGGAGCTGGCGCCCGCGCTGGCGGAGTACGTGAAGTACATGGGCTTCACCCACGTGGAGCTGTTGCCCGTGTCGGAGCATCCGTACGGCGGCTCGTGGGGGTATCAGGTCAGCGGCTACTACGCGCCCACGGCGCGCTTCGGACACCCGGATGACTTCCGGTTCCTGGTGGACCACCTGCACCAGGAGGGCATCGGCGTCATCGTGGACTGGGTGCCTGGGCACTTCCCTCGGGACGCGCACGCGCTGGGCGAGTTCGACGGCACGGCGCTGTACGAGCACGCGGACCCACGCAAGGGCGCGCAGCCGGATTGGGGGACGCTGGTCTTCAACTTCGGCCGCAACGAGGTGCGCAACTTCCTCATCGCGAACGCGCTGTTCTGGATCGAGGAGTACCACATCGACGGACTGCGCGTGGACGCGGTGGCGTCGATGCTCTACCTCGACTACAGCCGCAAGCAGGGCGAGTGGATTCCCAATCGCTGGGGTGGCCGCGAGAACGAGGAGGCCATCCAGTTCCTGCGTGAGCTCAACGACACCGTGCGCCGCAAGCACCCGGGCGTGGTGGTCATCGCCGAGGAGTCCACGGCGTGGCCCAAGGTCTCCGCGCCGACGAGCGAGGGCGGCCTGGGCTTCCACTTCAAGTGGAACATGGGGTGGATGCACGACACGCTGTCGTACTTCTCCAAGGACCCCATCTACCGGCAGTACCACCACAACCAGCTGACGTTCGGGTTGCTGTATGCGTTCAGCGAGCACTTCATGTTGCCGCTGAGCCATGACGAGGTGGTGCACGGCAAGGGCAGCCTGTACGGGCGCATGCCGGGGGACCCGTGGCAGAAGCGGGCGAACCTGCGCGCGCTGTTCGCGTGGATGTGGGCGCACCCGGGCAAGAAGCTGCTCTTCATGGGCGGCGAGTTCGGCCAGCCGGCGGAGTGGAACCACGACAAGAGCCTGGACTGGCACCTGACGCAGGACCCGGGGCACGGCGGCATCATGCGCCTGGTCGCGACGCTGAACCGCGTGTACCGGGAGCTGCCGGCGCTGCACGACGCGGACAGCGAGCCGGTGGGGTTCCAGTGGCTGCAGCCGGACTCGGCGGCGTCGAACGTGCTGGCGTTCGTCCGGCGCTCGCGTCAGCCGGGGCGCCACGTGGTGTGCGTCGCGAACCTGTCGCCCTCGGTGCGTGAGAACTACCGCGTGGGCTTCCCGCTGCACACGAGCTACGCGGAGATCGTCAACTCCGACGCGGGCGAGTTCGGCGGGTCCAACGTGGGGAACCTGGGACAGCTCCACACGGAGCCCACGCCCTGGGATGGACAGCCGGCGTCCGCGCTGATCACCCTGCCCCCGCTGTCCGTGCTGTGGTTCACGCCGGGCTGA
- a CDS encoding FG-GAP-like repeat-containing protein gives MAATDFNKDGVPDVAIVNTLDRTLAIHLGSTTGMLATPMTVPLPASITVPVAVAGISDFNGDGSPDVAVSGNNVVATFYGDGAGGFLSTTPGLAQLPSEPAAFRGLAVANLVESTATPELITFSPTNQFVFILTAPGVQFPTERPVLLSPQTLDVAMADVTGDGYVDIVGLNAAGVMAIQAGDGTGKFPSLVNSTAPNLAARLMLGDATGDGLNDLIVAGNNYVSATPSTGGNTYGSFIRSNTTVNARDLALADFNLDGMLDVAVASVTGPDVTVLLNQGDGTFAQPIVLSTISPASDIDVADWNGDGRPDIVVTKELANTAVVFLNTTGAAADVAVRLVARPIYKHLKLFVRYDVSVTNNGPDPLDTATITASLPAPLVAEPGECTPGEGSVTCDFGAIEPGGTRSQFFTVPTNLFSSGRFYAVTVRRTSSVPMDPNAANDEASRTCIAISPFLPPYCN, from the coding sequence GTGGCGGCCACCGACTTCAACAAGGACGGCGTCCCTGACGTCGCCATCGTGAACACCCTCGACCGCACCCTCGCCATCCACCTCGGCTCCACGACGGGGATGCTCGCCACCCCGATGACGGTGCCCTTGCCTGCGAGCATCACCGTGCCGGTCGCCGTGGCCGGCATCTCGGACTTCAATGGGGATGGCAGCCCCGACGTCGCTGTGTCGGGCAACAACGTGGTCGCCACGTTCTACGGCGACGGCGCGGGCGGCTTCCTGTCCACGACACCCGGTCTGGCTCAACTCCCGAGCGAGCCAGCGGCCTTTCGTGGACTCGCCGTCGCCAACCTGGTGGAGAGCACCGCGACCCCGGAGTTGATCACCTTCTCCCCCACGAACCAGTTTGTCTTCATCCTCACCGCGCCCGGCGTCCAGTTCCCCACGGAGCGGCCGGTGCTCCTGTCTCCCCAGACGCTGGACGTCGCCATGGCGGACGTCACCGGAGACGGCTACGTCGACATCGTCGGCTTGAACGCCGCGGGCGTCATGGCCATCCAGGCGGGCGATGGCACCGGGAAGTTCCCCTCGCTCGTGAACTCCACCGCGCCCAACCTGGCCGCCCGCCTCATGCTGGGGGACGCGACTGGCGACGGGCTCAATGACCTCATCGTGGCGGGCAACAACTACGTCTCCGCCACGCCCAGCACGGGCGGCAACACCTACGGCTCGTTCATCCGGTCCAACACCACGGTCAACGCCCGGGACCTCGCCCTGGCGGACTTCAACCTGGACGGCATGCTCGACGTGGCCGTGGCCTCCGTCACCGGGCCGGACGTCACCGTGCTCCTCAACCAGGGGGATGGAACGTTCGCCCAGCCCATCGTCCTCTCCACCATCAGCCCGGCCTCCGACATCGACGTCGCGGACTGGAATGGGGACGGACGGCCGGACATCGTCGTGACGAAGGAGCTGGCGAACACCGCCGTCGTGTTCCTCAACACGACGGGAGCCGCTGCGGACGTCGCGGTGCGGCTCGTGGCCCGACCCATCTACAAGCACCTCAAGCTGTTCGTCCGCTACGACGTGTCTGTGACGAACAACGGCCCTGATCCGCTCGACACGGCCACCATCACAGCGTCGCTGCCCGCCCCGCTGGTCGCGGAGCCCGGCGAGTGCACGCCGGGCGAGGGGAGCGTCACTTGCGACTTCGGCGCCATCGAGCCGGGAGGCACGCGGAGCCAGTTCTTCACCGTCCCCACGAACCTGTTCAGCTCCGGCCGGTTCTACGCCGTCACGGTCCGCCGGACATCCAGCGTCCCAATGGATCCCAACGCGGCCAATGACGAGGCCTCGCGAACCTGCATCGCCATCAGCCCGTTCCTGCCGCCCTACTGCAACTGA
- a CDS encoding DUF2019 domain-containing protein, which yields MDLEKLIEQFALNVAAQTEAIFRGDARTGNRHAKKYGVAVDTLLAHGNEGRDALLVLLKHERMDVRVMAAAHLLRYRTAEARAVLEEAAKGKGLIPFEAKQTLKHWEEGTWALDPG from the coding sequence ATGGATCTCGAGAAGCTCATCGAGCAGTTCGCGCTGAACGTAGCGGCGCAGACCGAGGCCATCTTCAGGGGAGATGCCAGGACCGGGAACAGGCATGCCAAGAAGTACGGCGTGGCCGTGGATACGCTCCTCGCTCATGGCAACGAAGGGCGTGACGCGCTTCTCGTCCTGCTCAAGCATGAGCGAATGGACGTGCGCGTGATGGCGGCCGCGCATCTCCTCCGCTATCGGACCGCCGAGGCCAGGGCCGTTCTGGAAGAGGCCGCCAAGGGCAAGGGGCTTATCCCCTTCGAGGCGAAGCAAACCTTGAAGCACTGGGAAGAAGGCACCTGGGCGCTCGACCCAGGGTAG
- a CDS encoding alpha-1,4-glucan--maltose-1-phosphate maltosyltransferase: MKERIGSVFIEGVQPQLDGGRHAVKRIAGDSLTVRADIFKEGHDVLVAVVRWRQVSPQQEQTDWGEVPMRPLGNDAWEAEFPLARNGRYEYTIEAWPDLFRTWTSELKRKVDAGRDVKSELLEGAALLEGAAARAKPVDADDARVLTEAAVRLRQPASPDLIAVALAPELATVASTYPDRTLARRHEPMLQVFADREKARFGAWYEFFPRSAKRDGRTHATFQDAEAWLPYIQKLGFDVVYLPPIHPIGRTARKGKNNSLKAGPDDVGSPWAIGAAEGGHKAVHPSLGTLADFRHFLQAAQTHGIEVALDLAYQCSPDHPYVKEHPEWFQRRPDGTIKTAENPPKRYEDIVNFDWMGPARESLWVELESVVLHWVQQGVRTFRVDNPHTKPIQFWEWLIRRVQDRHPDVLFLSEAFTRPKVMKALGKVGFTQSYTYFTWRNFKGELRDYLEEITRPPVSDFFRGNLWPNTPDILPELLQNAGPGAFRLRAALAATLSSVYGMYCGFELCEGRPLPGKEEYLDSEKYQLVAWDLDRPGNIRDWISKLNSARRTQPALHTYDTLRFFDSDNERVLFYGKRTKDGTSTVLCAVSLDPYAGQEALLRLPLDWLGAKPDETYQVHELMTDERSLWQGSDVQVRLTPEQPAAVWAVYRFRRTEHAFDYYE; this comes from the coding sequence ATGAAAGAGCGAATCGGGAGCGTGTTCATCGAGGGAGTCCAGCCGCAGCTCGACGGAGGCCGTCACGCCGTCAAGCGCATCGCCGGGGACAGCCTCACCGTCCGCGCCGACATCTTCAAGGAGGGCCATGACGTCCTCGTCGCCGTCGTCCGCTGGCGCCAGGTCTCCCCACAGCAGGAGCAGACCGACTGGGGCGAGGTCCCCATGCGCCCCCTCGGCAACGACGCCTGGGAGGCCGAGTTCCCCCTGGCTCGCAATGGCCGCTACGAGTACACGATTGAAGCCTGGCCAGATCTCTTCCGGACGTGGACCTCCGAGCTGAAGCGCAAGGTGGACGCGGGCCGGGACGTGAAGAGCGAGCTGCTGGAGGGCGCGGCGCTGCTGGAGGGCGCCGCCGCGCGAGCGAAGCCGGTGGACGCGGACGACGCGCGGGTGCTCACCGAGGCCGCCGTGCGCCTGCGCCAGCCCGCGAGCCCGGACCTCATCGCGGTGGCGCTCGCGCCGGAGCTGGCCACGGTGGCGTCGACGTATCCGGACCGGACGCTGGCCAGGCGCCACGAGCCGATGCTCCAGGTCTTCGCGGACCGGGAGAAGGCGCGCTTCGGGGCCTGGTACGAGTTCTTCCCGCGCTCGGCGAAGCGCGACGGCCGCACGCACGCGACGTTCCAGGACGCGGAAGCCTGGCTGCCGTACATCCAGAAGCTGGGCTTCGACGTGGTGTACCTGCCGCCCATCCATCCCATCGGCCGCACCGCGCGCAAGGGGAAGAACAACAGCCTCAAGGCGGGCCCCGACGACGTGGGCAGCCCGTGGGCCATCGGCGCCGCGGAGGGAGGCCACAAGGCGGTGCACCCCAGCCTGGGCACGCTCGCGGACTTCCGTCACTTCCTGCAGGCCGCGCAGACGCACGGCATTGAGGTGGCGCTGGACCTGGCCTACCAGTGCTCGCCGGACCACCCGTACGTGAAGGAGCATCCGGAGTGGTTCCAGCGCCGCCCGGACGGCACCATCAAGACGGCGGAGAACCCGCCCAAGCGCTACGAGGACATCGTCAACTTCGACTGGATGGGCCCCGCGCGCGAGTCGCTCTGGGTGGAGCTGGAGTCCGTCGTCCTCCACTGGGTGCAGCAGGGCGTGCGGACCTTCCGCGTGGACAACCCCCACACCAAGCCCATCCAGTTCTGGGAGTGGCTCATCCGCCGCGTGCAGGACCGCCACCCCGACGTGCTCTTCCTGTCGGAGGCCTTCACCCGCCCCAAGGTGATGAAGGCCCTGGGCAAGGTGGGCTTCACCCAGTCGTACACGTACTTCACGTGGCGCAACTTCAAGGGCGAGCTGCGGGACTACCTGGAGGAGATCACGCGCCCGCCCGTGTCCGACTTCTTCCGCGGCAACCTGTGGCCCAACACGCCGGACATCCTGCCGGAGCTGTTGCAGAACGCGGGGCCCGGTGCGTTCCGCCTGCGCGCGGCGCTTGCCGCCACGCTCTCCTCGGTCTACGGGATGTACTGCGGCTTCGAGCTGTGCGAAGGCCGCCCGCTGCCCGGCAAGGAGGAGTATCTGGACTCGGAGAAGTACCAGCTCGTCGCGTGGGACCTGGACCGGCCCGGCAACATCCGGGACTGGATTTCGAAGCTCAACTCGGCGCGGCGCACCCAGCCCGCGCTGCACACGTACGACACGCTGCGCTTCTTCGACTCCGACAACGAGCGGGTCCTCTTCTACGGCAAGCGCACGAAGGACGGCACCAGCACGGTGCTGTGCGCGGTGAGCCTGGACCCGTACGCTGGCCAGGAGGCGCTGTTGCGGCTTCCCCTGGACTGGCTGGGCGCGAAGCCCGACGAGACGTATCAGGTGCACGAACTGATGACGGACGAGCGCTCGTTGTGGCAGGGCTCCGACGTCCAGGTGCGCCTGACACCCGAGCAGCCCGCGGCCGTCTGGGCCGTGTACCGCTTCCGTCGCACCGAGCACGCGTTCGACTACTACGAGTGA
- a CDS encoding NAD(P)H-dependent oxidoreductase: MHALIVVAHPEQQSLTQGIAARIGAGVVGAGHSFEVADLSAEGFDPRFSEADLSVHRRQETPPRDVLVEQARIERADTLVLVYPVYWWSMPALLKGWIDRVFSNGWAFDFGLDTGLEKKLRHLKVHLVAIAGADMRTYARHGYFGAMKTQIDHGIFDYCGAKVVTSELLVDSETQDPKVHLETAHALGKKLFGATDRVENTVVRGTA; this comes from the coding sequence ATGCATGCCCTCATCGTCGTCGCGCATCCGGAACAGCAGTCGCTCACCCAAGGCATCGCCGCCCGGATAGGGGCTGGGGTGGTGGGGGCGGGACATTCGTTCGAGGTCGCGGACCTGTCGGCGGAGGGGTTCGATCCGCGATTCAGCGAGGCGGACCTGTCGGTGCATCGCAGACAGGAGACGCCGCCGCGGGATGTCCTGGTCGAGCAGGCGCGGATCGAGCGCGCGGACACGTTGGTGTTGGTCTATCCCGTGTATTGGTGGTCGATGCCGGCGTTGTTGAAGGGATGGATCGATCGGGTGTTCTCGAACGGGTGGGCGTTCGACTTCGGGTTGGACACGGGGTTGGAGAAGAAGCTGCGACACCTGAAGGTGCACCTGGTCGCCATCGCCGGCGCGGACATGAGGACCTATGCGCGGCACGGGTACTTCGGGGCGATGAAGACGCAGATCGACCACGGCATCTTCGACTACTGCGGCGCGAAGGTCGTCACCTCGGAGCTGCTGGTCGACTCGGAGACGCAGGACCCCAAGGTCCATCTGGAGACCGCGCATGCGCTAGGGAAGAAGCTCTTCGGCGCCACGGATAGGGTTGAGAATACAGTCGTACGGGGCACAGCGTAA
- the treS gene encoding maltose alpha-D-glucosyltransferase, with product MELDPLWYKKALIYELHLRAFHDSNGDGHGDIPGLIEKLPYLQDLGVDCLWILPHYPSPLRDDGYDIADFYGVHPDYGTLADFQRMVDEAHKRGIRIITELVVNHTSDQHPWFQEARSDPKSPKRDWYVWSDTEDKYKGARIIFTDTERSNWTWDPVAKQYFWHRFFSHQPDLNYDNPQVQEAMLDIMRFWLNMGVDGFRCDAVPYLFEREGTNCENLPETHAFLKRLRKTIDSEYPGKMLLAEANQWPADVRVYFGEGDEFNMGFHFPVMPRLFMGVRREDRTPIVEIMQQTPDIPDSCQWAIFLRNHDELTLEMVTDEDRDYMYREYATDPRMRINLGIRRRLAPLMDNGRRRIELMHSLLFTLPGTPVMYYGDEIGMGDNIYLGDRNGVRTPMQWTGDRNAGFSRADYARLYAPVIADPVYGYQSINVESQERVKSSLLHWVKRMIRIRQRYPLFALGKLRFISLENRKVLSFVREWEGQTVLVVCNLSRFSQPAVLDLREWEGMVPVELIGDTPFPRISDLPYQLSMGPFMFLWFRLDKPVPGGSRA from the coding sequence ATGGAACTGGATCCCCTCTGGTACAAGAAGGCCCTCATCTACGAGCTGCATCTAAGAGCGTTCCACGACTCCAACGGCGACGGCCACGGGGACATCCCGGGCCTCATCGAGAAGCTGCCCTACCTCCAGGACCTGGGGGTCGACTGTCTGTGGATCCTCCCGCACTACCCCTCGCCCCTGCGCGATGACGGCTACGACATCGCGGACTTCTACGGCGTGCATCCGGACTACGGCACGCTCGCGGACTTCCAGCGCATGGTGGACGAGGCGCACAAGCGCGGCATCCGCATCATCACCGAGCTGGTGGTCAACCACACCAGCGACCAGCACCCCTGGTTCCAGGAGGCCCGGAGCGATCCGAAGAGCCCCAAGCGCGACTGGTACGTCTGGAGCGACACCGAGGACAAGTACAAGGGCGCGCGCATCATCTTCACCGACACGGAGCGCTCCAACTGGACGTGGGATCCGGTGGCCAAGCAGTACTTCTGGCACCGCTTCTTCAGCCACCAGCCCGACCTGAACTACGACAACCCCCAGGTGCAGGAAGCCATGCTGGACATCATGCGCTTCTGGCTGAACATGGGCGTGGACGGCTTCCGGTGCGACGCGGTGCCCTACCTCTTCGAGCGCGAGGGCACCAACTGCGAGAACCTCCCGGAGACGCACGCGTTCCTCAAGCGCCTGCGCAAGACGATTGACTCGGAGTACCCGGGGAAGATGCTGCTCGCGGAGGCCAACCAGTGGCCCGCCGACGTGCGCGTCTATTTCGGCGAGGGCGACGAGTTCAACATGGGCTTCCACTTCCCGGTGATGCCGCGCCTGTTCATGGGCGTGCGCCGGGAGGACCGCACCCCCATCGTCGAAATCATGCAGCAGACGCCGGACATCCCGGACTCGTGTCAGTGGGCCATCTTCCTGCGCAACCACGACGAGCTGACGCTGGAGATGGTGACGGACGAGGACCGGGACTACATGTACCGGGAGTACGCCACCGACCCACGCATGCGCATCAACCTGGGCATCCGCCGCAGGCTCGCGCCGCTGATGGACAACGGTCGGCGGCGCATCGAGCTGATGCACAGCCTGCTGTTCACCCTGCCCGGCACGCCGGTGATGTACTACGGCGACGAGATTGGCATGGGGGACAACATCTACCTGGGCGACCGCAACGGCGTGCGCACGCCCATGCAGTGGACGGGAGACCGCAACGCGGGCTTCAGCCGGGCGGACTACGCCCGCCTCTACGCGCCCGTCATCGCGGACCCCGTGTACGGCTATCAGTCCATCAACGTCGAATCGCAGGAGCGCGTGAAGTCCAGCCTCCTGCACTGGGTGAAGCGGATGATCCGCATCCGCCAGCGCTACCCGCTGTTCGCGTTGGGGAAATTGCGGTTCATCTCCCTGGAGAACCGCAAGGTGCTGTCGTTCGTGCGGGAATGGGAGGGCCAGACGGTGCTCGTGGTGTGCAACCTGTCGCGCTTCTCGCAGCCAGCGGTGCTGGACCTGCGGGAGTGGGAGGGCATGGTGCCCGTGGAGTTGATTGGCGACACACCGTTCCCGCGTATCAGTGACCTGCCCTATCAGCTGTCGATGGGGCCCTTCATGTTCCTGTGGTTTCGGCTGGACAAGCCGGTGCCCGGAGGGAGCCGAGCATGA